In a genomic window of Infirmifilum sp. NZ:
- a CDS encoding hemerythrin domain-containing protein, whose product MAEAARAVEENVISYADYVLSDYGKDPEKYSRHINDFIERVEGLLYPHNRREEEKAFPLFRGHPLVNALTSQHREFEQLLSGAKSEVNPVRKVQMLKTFL is encoded by the coding sequence GTGGCTGAGGCAGCACGGGCAGTAGAGGAGAACGTTATCAGCTACGCGGATTACGTCCTGAGCGATTACGGGAAAGATCCGGAGAAGTACTCGAGGCACATCAACGACTTCATTGAGAGGGTTGAAGGCCTCCTGTACCCTCACAATCGGCGGGAGGAGGAGAAGGCGTTTCCCCTATTCCGCGGCCACCCGCTAGTTAACGCCCTCACCTCACAGCACAGGGAGTTTGAGCAACTGCTTTCGGGGGCGAAAAGCGAGGTAAACCCCGTGAGGAAGGTTCAGATGCTGAAGACCTTTCTCTAG
- a CDS encoding SDR family oxidoreductase: MTLEISLKGRRALVTAASSGIGLGVAKVLASAGASVVIVARNPERLERAKREVAAFSGQEPFAIKADLTKEEDLTEVVRKLEEAGLPDIFFYSTGGPKPGAFLEMQMQDWVDAFRLLVYPALYLTRALLPHMISQKWGRIIYLTSLAIKEPMPNLALSNVVRISLAGLVRTLAREVGRHGVTVNGIMPGVIKTPRVEELARDTARREGVSYDEALRRLSSDVPAGRLGTPEEIGYLVAFLASDYASYINGAMIPVDGGKQVSVF, translated from the coding sequence ATGACGCTGGAGATAAGCCTTAAGGGTAGGAGAGCGCTGGTCACCGCGGCCTCGAGCGGCATCGGCCTAGGTGTGGCGAAAGTCCTCGCCTCGGCTGGCGCCAGTGTTGTGATCGTGGCGAGAAATCCAGAACGGCTGGAGAGGGCGAAAAGGGAGGTTGCGGCTTTTTCGGGGCAAGAGCCCTTCGCGATCAAAGCCGATCTCACGAAGGAGGAGGACCTCACTGAGGTCGTCAGGAAGCTCGAGGAGGCAGGCCTCCCCGACATCTTCTTCTACTCGACCGGCGGTCCCAAGCCCGGTGCATTCCTCGAGATGCAGATGCAGGATTGGGTCGACGCCTTCAGGCTCCTCGTCTACCCAGCCCTGTACCTAACGAGAGCCTTACTCCCGCACATGATCTCGCAGAAGTGGGGCAGGATCATCTACCTGACGAGCCTCGCCATAAAGGAGCCGATGCCGAACCTAGCTCTCAGCAACGTCGTGCGGATAAGCCTGGCAGGCCTGGTCCGAACACTAGCCAGGGAGGTCGGGAGGCACGGAGTCACCGTGAACGGAATCATGCCCGGCGTCATCAAGACGCCAAGAGTCGAGGAGCTCGCCAGAGATACCGCACGCAGAGAAGGGGTGAGCTACGACGAGGCGCTCAGGAGGCTCTCCTCCGACGTGCCGGCTGGCCGCTTGGGTACTCCTGAGGAGATAGGGTACCTTGTAGCCTTCCTTGCCAGCGACTACGCTTCGTACATCAACGGCGCGATGATACCCGTAGACGGAGGCAAGCAAGTGTCGGTCTTCTAA
- a CDS encoding type IV toxin-antitoxin system AbiEi family antitoxin domain-containing protein, whose translation MRHVDKVRTYLNRPDKPAFSVHELYALGIPPSYAKVLVHTLLSRGEVVRLRKGWYSFHKDPLVFIYTLPPHTAYYGLGFAAYLHGAWDQVPNPEVLTYAAPRKVRAGVYTVLDTPLVVRRISRKLFGSYTLVRYGDWSLPVSTPEKTLTDLYYFDYPFLDEILPHLLEKTRPEAVKAILEEYPYPRSVKRKVLKALKANSASSFEL comes from the coding sequence ATGAGGCACGTGGATAAGGTGAGAACCTACCTCAACAGACCCGACAAACCGGCTTTCTCGGTGCACGAGCTCTACGCGCTCGGAATACCCCCCTCCTACGCCAAAGTGCTAGTTCACACCCTGTTGTCGAGGGGTGAGGTCGTCAGGCTGAGAAAAGGGTGGTACAGCTTCCACAAAGACCCACTCGTCTTTATATACACTCTGCCACCGCACACAGCGTACTATGGCCTCGGGTTTGCGGCCTACCTCCACGGAGCCTGGGACCAGGTGCCGAACCCCGAGGTGCTCACCTACGCCGCGCCTAGGAAGGTGAGAGCCGGCGTCTACACCGTGCTCGATACACCGCTCGTCGTTCGCCGCATATCCAGGAAACTCTTCGGCTCCTACACTCTCGTCAGGTACGGAGACTGGAGCCTGCCCGTCTCCACCCCCGAGAAGACGCTCACGGACCTCTACTACTTCGACTACCCATTCCTGGACGAGATCCTACCCCACCTGTTAGAGAAAACCCGACCAGAAGCCGTCAAAGCTATTCTAGAAGAGTACCCGTACCCGCGGAGCGTGAAGAGGAAAGTACTCAAAGCCCTAAAGGCTAACTCCGCAAGCTCCTTTGAGCTATGA